A region of Salvelinus alpinus chromosome 6, SLU_Salpinus.1, whole genome shotgun sequence DNA encodes the following proteins:
- the LOC139578688 gene encoding cytochrome P450 2J2-like, which yields MSKLLHSFVLEWLDIKTFLIFLCVFLVLADLLKNKTPKNFPPGPWSWPFVGNMFQFDPAKIHLQFEECEKKYGKIFSLRIPSANQGPKWVILSGYEMVKEALVHNGDSFVDRPSIPLFEDIYVGSQAMGSKGVIMSNGYPWKQQRRFALSTLRNFGLGKKSLEPSIQFEAQCLNEAIQSEQGKPFSPQILMNNAVSNVICCLVFGDRFEYSDDQFQTLLKTMNEIIYLEGGFWAGMYNMMPWVMRRVPGPHRRIFTGWKEVISFINIRIQEHMKDNDPSSPRDFIDCFLNEIEKCEDDTRAGFNLENLSFCTLDLFVAGTETTSTTLYWGLLFMINYPEIQAKVQAEIDAVVRSSRQPSMEDRDSMPYTDAVIHETQRMGNIIPLNVSRMATKDTEVGGYTIPKNTIVLGTLQSILFDESEWETPHTFNPGHFLDQEGKFRKRDAFLPFSLGKRVCPGEQLAKMELFLFFTSLLQRFTFFSPPGVEPSLDFQMGVTHSPKPYQLCATPR from the exons ATGAGCAAATTACTTCATTCTTTTGTTTTGGAATGGTTGGACATAAAGACTTTTTTGATTTTCCTCTGTGTTTTCTTGGTACTTGCCGACCTCCTGAAAAACAAAACTCCAAAGAATTTTCCTCCTGGACCTTGGTCATGGCCTTTCGTTGGCAACATGTTTCAATTTGATCCTGCTAAGATACATCTTCAGTTTGAAGAG TGTGAAAAAAAATATGGAAAGATTTTCAGCCTTCGAATTCCTTCGGCAAACCAAGGGCCAAAGTGGGTTATTCTGAGCGGATACGAGATGGTGAAAGAGGCCTTGGTCCACAATGGCGACAGTTTTGTAGATCGTCCCTCCATTCCCTTATTTGAAGATATATATGTTGGAAGTCAAGCAATGGGAAGTAAAG GTGTGATTATGTCGAACGGGTATCCATGGAAGCAACAGAGGAGGTTTGCTCTCTCTACGCTGAGGAACTTTGGACTGGGCAAGAAGAGTCTGGAACCATCCATCCAGTTTGAAGCGCAGTGTTTGAATGAAGCCATTCAGAGTGAACAAG GAAAACCCTTCAGCCCGCAGATACTGATGAACAATGCTGTTTCCAATGTGATCTGCTGTCTTGTGTTTGGTGACCGCTTTGAATACAGCGATGACCAATTCCAAACCCTCCTGAAAACAATGAACGAGATTATTTACTTGGAAGGAGGCTTTTGGGCCGGG ATGTATAACATGATGCCGTGGGTCATGCGTCGGGTTCCTGGTCCTCACAGAAGGATCTTCACTGGCTGGAAGGAGGTAATCTCCTTCATCAACATCAGGATTCAGGAGCACATGAAGGACAACGACCCCTCGTCACCAAGAGACTTCATCGACTGCTTCCTCAACGAGATAGAGAAG TGTGAAGACGACACAAGGGCTGGGTTTAACTTGGAGAACTTGTCCTTCTGCACCCTGGATCTATTTGTGGCTGGGACAGAGACCACCTCTACTACCCTCTATTGGGGCCTTCTCTTTATGATCAACTACCCGGAGATACAAG CCAAGGTGCAGGCAGAGATCGATGCAGTTGTTAGGTCATCCCGGCAGCCCTCCATGGAAGACAGGGACAGCATGCCCTACACAGACGCAGTCATCCATGAGACACAGAGGATGGGGAATATCATACCGCTCAACGTATCCCGCATGGCCACTAAAGACACTGAGGTTGGAGGATACACCATCCCTAAG AACACCATTGTGTTAGGCACCCTCCAGTCGATCCTGTTTGATGAGTCAGAGTGGGAGACCCCTCACACCTTCAACCCTGGACACTTCCTGGATCAGGAGGGCAAGTTCAGGAAGAGAGATGCATTCCTTCCATTCTCTTTAG GTAAGAGGGTGTGTCCTGGGGAGCAGCTGGCCAAGATGGAACTCTTCCTGTTCTTCACCTCCCTGCTGCAGAGGTTCACCTTCTTCTCTCCCCCAGGGGTGGAACCCAGCCTGGACTTTCAGATGGGGGTTACACACAGTCCCAAGCCTTACCAGCTGTGTGCAACACCTCGATGA